A single window of Neisseria chenwenguii DNA harbors:
- a CDS encoding heavy-metal-associated domain-containing protein: METLTLNIGGMTCGGCVKSVTRILEGVGGVTKAEVSLEKNNAVVEFDPAQTNPAALVEAVEDGGYDASL; the protein is encoded by the coding sequence ATGGAAACCCTAACCCTCAACATCGGCGGCATGACCTGCGGCGGCTGCGTGAAAAGCGTTACCCGCATTTTGGAAGGCGTCGGCGGCGTGACCAAAGCCGAAGTCAGCTTGGAAAAAAACAACGCGGTCGTCGAATTCGACCCCGCCCAAACCAATCCCGCCGCGCTGGTTGAGGCAGTGGAAGACGGCGGGTATGATGCTTCGCTGTAA
- a CDS encoding heavy metal translocating P-type ATPase, with product MMQKLRFQIEGMTCQACASRIEKVLNKKDFIAEAGVNFASEEAQVSFEDGKTSAGDIIKIIEKAGYGARLKTDEMPSENDTPHVGWRLWLLFAINVPFIVGMVGMILGRHDWMLPPLWQFALASVVQLWLAVPFYKSAWASIRGGLANMDVLVTVGTLSIYLYSAFMLFAHRSMGHDGMAHVYFEAGVMVAGFVSLGKFLEHRAKKSSLNSLTLMMKLTPSNVNVERSGAWQSLPLNQVQIGDLIRTSHGERIAADGIVEHGSGWADESHLTGESNPEIKEAGSKVLAGALMTDGSIVFRATGLGSKTLLGDMMNALSEAQGSKAPIARVADKAAAVFVPVVVGIALVTFALTWLLKGDWTTALVHAVAVLVIACPCALGLATPAAVMVGMGRAVKYGVWFKDAASMEEAAHVDTVVLDKTGTLTEGRPQVAAVYRPSESAYGEDDLYRIAAAVEQNAAHPIARAIVQTALARGLTLPETTNAQTAVGAGISAEIDGIGAVKIGKPDFIGLTLPQDLVGVWDIATVVAVSVNGAPAGAFALADALKTDSKQAIGRLKAHGINVYIMSGDNENTVAYTARQLGIEHALGNMSPRDKAAEIQKLRDAGKTVAMVGDGINDAPALAAANVSFAMKGGADIAEHTASATLMQHSANQLVDALLVSRATLKNIRQNLFFAFFYNILGIPLAALGYLSPVIAGAAMAASSISVLGNALRLKRVRIE from the coding sequence ATCATGCAGAAACTCCGCTTCCAAATCGAAGGCATGACCTGCCAAGCCTGTGCGTCGCGCATTGAGAAGGTATTGAACAAAAAAGACTTTATCGCTGAGGCGGGGGTGAACTTTGCCAGCGAAGAGGCGCAGGTGTCGTTTGAAGACGGGAAAACTTCCGCCGGCGACATCATCAAGATCATTGAAAAGGCGGGCTACGGCGCACGTTTGAAAACGGATGAGATGCCGTCTGAAAACGATACGCCCCACGTCGGCTGGCGCTTGTGGCTGCTGTTTGCGATTAACGTGCCGTTTATCGTCGGCATGGTCGGGATGATACTGGGGCGGCACGACTGGATGCTGCCGCCGCTGTGGCAGTTTGCGCTGGCGAGCGTGGTGCAGCTTTGGCTGGCGGTGCCGTTTTATAAAAGCGCGTGGGCGAGCATACGCGGCGGGCTGGCGAATATGGACGTTTTGGTTACGGTCGGCACGCTGTCGATTTACCTTTATTCGGCGTTTATGCTGTTTGCCCACCGCAGCATGGGGCATGACGGTATGGCACACGTTTATTTTGAAGCGGGCGTGATGGTGGCGGGATTCGTGTCGCTGGGCAAATTTTTGGAACACCGCGCGAAAAAATCCAGCCTCAACAGCCTGACGCTGATGATGAAACTCACGCCGTCAAATGTGAACGTCGAACGCAGCGGCGCATGGCAGAGCCTGCCGCTCAATCAGGTTCAGATCGGCGATTTGATCCGCACCAGCCACGGCGAGCGCATCGCGGCAGACGGCATTGTCGAGCACGGCAGCGGTTGGGCGGACGAAAGCCATCTCACGGGCGAATCGAATCCCGAAATCAAAGAAGCGGGCAGCAAGGTTTTAGCGGGCGCGCTGATGACCGACGGCAGCATCGTTTTCCGCGCCACGGGGCTGGGCAGCAAAACGCTGCTGGGCGACATGATGAACGCGCTTTCCGAGGCGCAGGGCAGCAAAGCGCCGATTGCGCGGGTGGCGGATAAGGCGGCAGCGGTATTTGTGCCCGTTGTGGTCGGGATTGCGCTGGTGACGTTTGCACTGACTTGGCTGCTGAAAGGCGATTGGACGACCGCGCTGGTGCACGCCGTTGCCGTGCTTGTTATCGCCTGTCCGTGTGCGCTCGGACTGGCCACGCCCGCCGCCGTGATGGTCGGCATGGGGCGCGCGGTCAAATACGGCGTGTGGTTTAAAGACGCGGCCTCGATGGAAGAAGCGGCGCACGTCGATACCGTCGTGCTCGACAAAACGGGCACGCTCACCGAAGGCCGCCCGCAGGTTGCCGCCGTGTACAGGCCGTCTGAAAGCGCGTATGGCGAAGACGATTTGTACCGCATCGCCGCCGCAGTCGAACAAAACGCCGCCCACCCCATCGCCCGCGCCATCGTTCAGACGGCCTTAGCGCGCGGCCTGACGCTGCCCGAAACAACCAATGCGCAGACTGCCGTCGGCGCCGGCATTTCCGCCGAAATTGACGGTATCGGCGCCGTCAAAATCGGCAAACCCGACTTTATCGGATTAACGCTGCCGCAGGATTTGGTCGGCGTTTGGGACATTGCCACCGTCGTCGCCGTTTCCGTCAACGGCGCACCCGCCGGCGCATTCGCCCTCGCCGACGCGCTCAAAACCGATTCCAAACAAGCCATAGGCCGTCTGAAAGCGCACGGCATCAACGTTTACATCATGAGCGGCGACAACGAAAACACCGTCGCCTACACCGCCCGCCAACTCGGTATCGAACACGCGCTGGGCAACATGAGCCCGCGCGACAAAGCCGCCGAAATCCAAAAACTGCGCGACGCCGGCAAAACCGTCGCCATGGTCGGCGACGGCATCAACGACGCCCCCGCGCTCGCCGCCGCCAACGTCAGCTTCGCCATGAAAGGCGGTGCCGACATTGCCGAACACACCGCCTCCGCCACGCTGATGCAGCATTCCGCCAACCAACTGGTTGACGCGCTTTTGGTTTCCCGCGCGACGCTGAAAAACATCCGTCAAAACCTGTTTTTCGCATTTTTCTACAACATCTTAGGTATCCCGCTCGCCGCCCTCGGCTACCTCAGCCCCGTCATCGCCGGTGCCGCCATGGCCGCCAGCTCGATTTCGGTGTTGGGCAACGCTTTGCGTTTGAAACGGGTGAGGATTGAGTAG